One Salvelinus namaycush isolate Seneca chromosome 29, SaNama_1.0, whole genome shotgun sequence genomic region harbors:
- the LOC120024392 gene encoding tumor protein D53 homolog isoform X1, protein METRQQGLLDPEPVTEVDEEMVSDVDLNNTMTDEEREEILSELTKLEEEISTLRQVLASKEKHHSELKAKLGITPLSEFKQNFNKSWYDMQTSTAYKKTSETLSTAGQKTSAAFTTLGTAISRKFGDMRNSSSFKSFEEKVECTVSNIKQTKVGSQGGGGSFEEVLSSAALASAQETPSNNMPESSDHERTC, encoded by the exons ATGGAGACCAGACAACAGG GTCTGTTAGACCCAGAGCCTGTAACAGAAGTAGATGAAGAGATGGTGTCAGATGTGGACCTCAACAACACTATGActgatgaagagagggaggaaatatTGAGTGAACTCACAAAG TTAGAGGAAGAAATCTCCACCCTGAGGCAAGTGTTGGCCTCCAAAGAGAAACACCACTCAGAGCTCAAAGCCAAACTGGGTATAACACCACTCAGTGAGTTCAAACAGAACTTCAACAAGAGCTGGTATGACATGCAGACTTCCACTGC GTACAAAAAGACATCGGAGACGTTGAGCACGGCAGGTCAGAAAACGTCAGCAGCGTTCACCACACTGGGAACAGCCATCAGCAGGAAGTTTGGGGATATGAG GAACTCGTCCAGTTTCAAGTCCTTCGAGGAGAAGGTTGAATGCACCGTTTCCAACATAAAG CAGACTAAGGTGGGAAGCCAAGGGGGTGGAGGGAGTTTTGAGGAGGTGTTGTCTTCAGCCGCCCTCGCCAGTGCCCAAGAAACCCCCAGCAACAACATGCCCGAGAGCAGTGATCATGAGAGGACCTGCTAG
- the LOC120024392 gene encoding tumor protein D53 homolog isoform X2, which translates to METRQQGLLDPEPVTEVDEEMVSDVDLNNTMTDEEREEILSELTKLEEEISTLRQVLASKEKHHSELKAKLGITPLSEFKQNFNKSWYDMQTSTAYKKTSETLSTAGQKTSAAFTTLGTAISRKFGDMRNSSSFKSFEEKVECTVSNIKTKVGSQGGGGSFEEVLSSAALASAQETPSNNMPESSDHERTC; encoded by the exons ATGGAGACCAGACAACAGG GTCTGTTAGACCCAGAGCCTGTAACAGAAGTAGATGAAGAGATGGTGTCAGATGTGGACCTCAACAACACTATGActgatgaagagagggaggaaatatTGAGTGAACTCACAAAG TTAGAGGAAGAAATCTCCACCCTGAGGCAAGTGTTGGCCTCCAAAGAGAAACACCACTCAGAGCTCAAAGCCAAACTGGGTATAACACCACTCAGTGAGTTCAAACAGAACTTCAACAAGAGCTGGTATGACATGCAGACTTCCACTGC GTACAAAAAGACATCGGAGACGTTGAGCACGGCAGGTCAGAAAACGTCAGCAGCGTTCACCACACTGGGAACAGCCATCAGCAGGAAGTTTGGGGATATGAG GAACTCGTCCAGTTTCAAGTCCTTCGAGGAGAAGGTTGAATGCACCGTTTCCAACATAAAG ACTAAGGTGGGAAGCCAAGGGGGTGGAGGGAGTTTTGAGGAGGTGTTGTCTTCAGCCGCCCTCGCCAGTGCCCAAGAAACCCCCAGCAACAACATGCCCGAGAGCAGTGATCATGAGAGGACCTGCTAG